The nucleotide sequence TCAAGTTCTGCTGtacagctgcttttgcaaagcGGTCATTCTTTTGTCCAGATCAAtctaatgttaaaaaaaatttttaaaaggcaaaaaatgtaTGCAGTGGTCTAAAAGTGAATAGTGATTCAGTCTTAATGAACTCCATGGTATGATATCAGCTTTATACGATTTGAGGTCCAGATACTTCTTTAAATCTACGAAAGTTCTGATACCATGGGAAAAGAATCTCCAACATAGTTGCCTTTCCCTTTTATATCTTAGCTTGcccaagaaatgcaaaaaaaccttGTCTACATGTGACTTTTTCCATGTCTCAAACATTCTGCTGACTGGCTATCTAcgcaaatacattaaaatatattaaaataagtaGTTAATTGTGAAACATTGAATTAATAGCTACATCATATCAGCTAAGGTGGTCACAGACTACTTACGAAAACAGAATTTGGCAAATGAGGagttaaaaagagaaacaaaggatGACACAACAGAAACAATGGAGTTGATCCAGCCTGGCACCTCTTGCCAAGTGAACTGAGATCACAGAGAGTAGTATGCCTCCctgagctgtattttaaatctcCCTATTACATAGCTAGATTGCAGAGTTTCTTTTCATGGCTATATTTATCTAATTAATTACAGGAAAGAATATAGCTGATCTGTACAGGCTGTGCTAAGGCTACCagttttatcctttctttttgaTTTGGTATATTGCATGTaagtagaattttaaaattcttttattgaaccctatttaaaaaaatctttcactCAGTCCAGACATGCACACTGACAGAAACTGAGTGGACACATTACCATCTCCATTTAGAAAGGATAACAAGAGTGATATGCTGTGAAGTGAGGTGAAAAAAATGAGCCTTGATAACCTGGCACCAGTTTTGCTTGTCAGATATTTGCAGTGCTGCCACATCTGGTCTAGTGCAACAcaggagaaatgcaaaagcaaagtACATCAGGGATATATCTGCAAACTCCACACGACCTACTTGTGTAAAAACTAGTCACCTCAGAGGGGCAGAATTATCTCCTCCTCACTGCCTGATATATGGCAAATACCATTATCACAGACCAGCTTGAGCTGCACAGTAGGTGCTGTCCCTTCTAAGGTGAGCCTCTGTCTAACCAGCACTGAGATCTCTGCTAGGGGACAAGGGCACactgcaaataaataaacaatcCCAATCTATCTTCTACCATATGTTATTATTTTATGAATACACATGGAGCAGAATGGTTGACAGTACccatataaaataaaaatacctgttAAACCACCAGCCAGCCTTTTCCTCTTCAGCACAGTTCCCTTCATAGTTGTCATTATCCCTGTCTCTAGTACTGAATTTCATTCCTCGATGATCAGCCCACCATTTTATTTCAGGATGAAATCCACCAGTAAGGGAATCACCAGCTGTACCAGAGTATTCACCACAACTCATCTCATAAGAATGCTaataaaaaatgtgaagaaaggagaaaaaaaagaaattccaatATGTCTTTAGCCCTTAGCATGTCCGAGAGCGAAACCACAAAGAAGAACCTAATCAGTTCCatttgctgctatttttatGCTAAGAAATGACATGCCACTTAAACATTGTGTACTGAATAATGAAAGGCTGTAAAGATGCTTAACGGGGATAAAATTTATCATTAACCTTATGTACAAATGACCTAATAAAGACAGTGTTAGGGCTAGTTGGCAGTATACATTAACAAATCAGAACATCTTGTACCATTATTGTTGGTAGTGtcaacaaaaatagaaaaactgcttttatcCATGTCTGCTAAACCAATTGATTCATATATCTTACAGAAAGTGTGAAATTAATGTACCAAAGGAAACCACTTTTATTAGTGGTTATATTATTAGGTATTTGAAATTTATAAGCAtgtgtaagaaagaaaatataaggtTCTACACAAACTTCTACACAAACTTTTCTGACATAAAGTTTCTTTATGGAACTTAGAAAACCTTTATGTCTATTGTTTGTCTAGAGAATccacattttcattaaaactctagtcatttaatattttattacctCTTCTCCTGCAACTCTGAATCTTGCATACTGTGCAAAACGCCGTTCTCCTTCAAAATCAGTTAGATCAATTCTTAAAGTATAATtcccttaaaacaaaaatacaaattattttagttaAACTAGCCTATCTCACTACTTTTCAGACTGGGACATTATAGtagaagattaaaagaaaatgtttttatcatGAATCTCTATCACCTCAGCATATTTTATGggttttgtcttctttctttacGCATATTAAAGCATATATTGCTATTCTTTGCCTTTATTCACCTGAGTCAGCTTAGAAAATGTTAGAATTATTCCAATACAGATTTTCAaacatagggaaaaaaaatgtaaaaaaagatgGCCTTACAAGTTTTACATTTTAGTAAGATATTTGAGGTGGTAATGAAAGCATACTGAAAATTGATCAATAAATGGTCACCTgtgaaaattagatttttatactctgaaaataaattagttaTACTAGGATCACATCCTGGTGGTACTGATTTCCATGTGATTTAGCTGGCTAAGCCAGTGGATAAGTTTTGTATCTGCAGCATTCTACAACAAAGCAGAAGTTAGCTTACATTGAGTGACTATTAGAAAGATGGAAATAACTTTCTACTACGGGCCTAATCAACAGGACTGGCCTAGAATTACTTTCATGTAACAGCCCACACAGCTAAAAAGCCCTGACTAAATGTCTTGGTACAGCATATACATCACACTGGACTGTTAGTGATGCTGATGGAAAACAGATAGAGACAATTATTTTAAGGTAGACTCCTGTCTCCTGTTCCCCGTTTCACAGGGGCTCTCGGTGTGCTGGTGGCCTAAGGACAGTTTTGAACCTTTTGTTAGAAAACATACattcaaatgtgttttttcctgaaactgAGAGAAGCCCATGCAGACTAACAACAGAACTCAGGATTTATGgtaacaaaaagggaaaacaaaaaaatggcctggaaagagggaagaaacagaaacaataaGACTATTGTTGCAATACAAATCTTACCTTGATTAGTCAAATAATGAAGATTTTTGTTTCCAAGCCAAAATTCACcattcttcaaaacaaaatttccaAAGCCATTTTCATAGTCAGCCCAGACTCTGAAAAGGGTATAAATTACTAATTTATCAAAAAAGCAAGTTTGTTTGGATGTTTTATTATACCATTTTAGATCACAGAATATCTCAAACTGGAAGGAACCTCAGGAGGCAAGCTAGTCCAGCGTCATCTCAAACCAGAGTCAGCCTTGAGAtcagaccaggttgttcagggCTTGTCCGTTCAGATCTTGAaacttccaaggatggagactgcaCATTCTCTTTGGGCAACCTGCTGAGTCTttcaagaattaaaaatgtttctccttATATCCAGTACAGACCTCTCTTGTTTCAACTTACATACTTTGTTTATCATCCTCCCACTAGACACATCTGTAAAGAACATTTTTACTCAAAGAACTCTCAtattgcttgcttttttttactttttagatTTTTACTAATTGCAAAAGACAAGCTAGTCCTTTACTGTCATTAAGACTCCTTGCTCCAACAGTTGTTAATGCATTTGACATTGAAGTGTCCTCATGTCAAGTGCACAAGTTGTCAGAAAAAGATTTGAAAGGATTCTCACAGAAGGCACCCAGAACCAGAAGTATATCTCATGGGGAAGCTGTCCCACAGAATAACAATTCCTCCCTTTTATCTGGGGTAACAACTTACTCATATACTTCTAAAGTTCAGATTTAACTTAGCTCCATCCGGTTTAATGTTTCTTCACTTTGTTTCCAGTTTTAATTACCAAGTCAAATTACCTACCTATCAAAATTCTGGCTGCCATCAGAACGTCTCTGAAACACAGTCCAACCACCTCCTTCAGACATGTCACAGAACGCAAGGAATTCTGTCGGACTCTggattggttttattttataaaatccATTTTGCTTATGGCCTTCATTGTAGATTTCTGCACAGTCTGTTCACAAAACATTAATTGGACACAACATTTTTAGTCCTGTACTTACTGGCAAAATCAGAAATCAAGTCAATAACAGTAATCAAGTTATGATATGTAAAAGTCATATATGAACCACactaataaaatgaaatgtctctgcaaacacatttctttGACTTTTGGGCATGTTTTTGGTACTTGTGTTGCTTTAAAACTTTGCTGGGCTGTAATTATTCTGATATATCTTTGAAATAATATCTTCCCACCatgaaatattataatttttgtttctacttGACTAGCAAAATAATTCCTCTGTTTTAAGTGGTGTCACTTTTAATTTACAGTGGTATCATCCACATTAGAATCCCATTAAAACCATAAAATTATATGTAAAACACACAGtaacctttaaaaacaaacatgtaCTTCTACATCCAGAAAGTTCACAGAAGTGCCAGAAACAAAAGTATGGAATCTCCAGTGTTATAAACAGAAACAATTGCGAGGCCTGATTCTCCCGTTCCTTCTACCAAATAGGTGCAAAAATATACAGAAGACTACACCCAAAAAGTGCAGTATATGTGTAAAATGATACCACTTTGACTTGGTACCATTCACAGTCTGGTCTCCATTGCTGTTGATGAATGTAATTTACAACAATAACAAAGTTCAGAGCTCATGGAAATATTACAGCAATGTAATTGTATAGTCTTATATTTCTTCCTCTAGGAATTAAGAAACGAAAGGAgttttttgtttatatataaTCTACCATCAAGCAGTCATACAGAAAAGATGTataattttcagcatttctgtttttcctggctGAGGTAGAGCTGATTAACTTAAAGGAATTCTCTGAGTTGGCTGAACTTCCAGGCCTGGTTGGAACTTTATGGActattatatttcttttcagtgaaagtGTCAGTGAAGATTAGACatagaaaataaacactttatactgaaaaaaaatagctatGCCAGAATTTGAATAAACTCTAATAGAAAACATCATTTAAATAACAGCTAAGTTGTCTTTCTACAGAATGTGTGACTGGCTTAGACAAAATAGCTTTTCTTGTCCATTAATTTCTTAGTAAGTTAGCAAAACACAAGCATATCTTAATTTTTAGCAGGTGTATATAGTGTGGAATTTCCTTCTCACTATCTAACTCAAATTATCCAGCTCTGTTGATATTAAAATGCTACAGCAGTTTGGGAAAATAATGCAGTGTGAATACGGAAAGGCATTTTCCAAGCTGTCAAGAAAGTGGAAAAGTAATGGGAGAAAGAATCATCAGAAATGGGAACAAGTTGGATCTGTTTTTTAGAATAACattgtaaaataataaattgagGCATGTGCTAAGAAAGGACAAATACCTTTCAGAGAAATGTGGGTTTAATAATCTTTTCCAGTAACAAATGAGTCAGAcctaataataaaaataaaatgttccagGATGCTGATTACATAAGTACACCACTAAAATGGAAAGTCAGATTTACAACTGCTTTTAATATCATTTTAATGGTGTTTTATTATATTTGATACCTTGGGATCAAATGTTATATATATTAGTACTTCTTCCAGCAGCATAAGCACTACGAGTATATTCAAACAAggctattaaaaataatagtaagACTTTCTAGCAGTGGACAGCTCGAAACAAACACCGTCTAGAAGTCAGACTCctaaattgtattttcaatCCAACTATTGTTTTGGATGGTGTTTTATTATATTAAGAGTATGGGCCTCCCTGCAGCTTCTACAAGCCTTCCACGGTAGAGGGAGTGGATCACCACCAGAATGCTGGTGAAATTACAAAAACAACTttaaaccagtattttaaaaactgtgatGTCATAAGCTGAATCCAGCTCAGTCAAAATGGTGCAATATAGGAGTATTATTAATGTTAGATGCAGATGGCATTATGCCAGGCTTATGTGTGTAAATATGGATGTCTCAGGGACTTTACAAATTGGAACAAAGTCAGTGTGTGCTTGTAACCCAGGCAACCATTTGAACGTATGAATGTGAACTAACCCTGTTAGTTCTTTTTGAGATTGTTAGAACTTCTGACATTAGTCAAAGAACGGTGTTTAGAAATCTGTAACTCCTGATTAACATTTTGTAAATGTCTATTATTGGCTTTTATCTGTTGTATTGCTGATATTTATGCTTAATTTATTGTCCACTGACTGTTTTTGAATTATGTACTATTAATAAATCAGTAAACTTCTTAAATCCATATTTGATTTCTACCATCTGACATTAACAATTTTTCCCTGCACAGCAGGTCCAGGTAAAAGCACTgtgttttaaacaaacattcTACGATGAGGTTGTAAAACAATAACTCAATAGGCCCAATTGTGCTAAAGCTTCTGGGTATCATTACAatgaatggaaatgaaaagaataGCTTCATTTCTAACCTGAATACTGTCTTTTTCCTCCCAAGTCAATGACACtgttttcatcttctctgtCACTGTACTGAACCTCTTTCTTCTCTAAGAGCTGTATAATTtttaactgctgctgtttcacaCGGTGTTCCAGAAGCCTCACTTGGCCCTGAAGTTGTATCTGCtcttgaaaacatttctgtaaattCTAGAGAGGAAAACATATCTTATTGTAAAATCAACAAATTTTTTGTGATACTTAACATGTGACACAAAAGAGCCAACTAACCAAgccataaataaaatttaatttgaataaaacattttggtCACAATTTCCTACAGACATGTTGACTTCCATCTCTGTTGCTAccttgtttaaaattatttcctatatTACTGCATATAATATACAAAACATACATATTATGCACACTTTGCAAAAAGACCTTTGCTTTAGTGCTACCAGTTCTAAATGAAAACACGCATCTGGGACTTTGAGGAAAAACACTGTAGTACAGGCCCCATCAGAAGGATGGCTTATCCTCTATCATCTTCCATGCACAGAGATTTTCTATCCAGTGAAGCCTGCTACTAACATTGTGAA is from Corvus moneduloides isolate bCorMon1 chromosome 5, bCorMon1.pri, whole genome shotgun sequence and encodes:
- the FGL1 gene encoding fibrinogen-like protein 1 isoform X1; translated protein: MEALCGSDLAMCQRGSPPDVLSMQLQGPGNGSHHFQNLQKCFQEQIQLQGQVRLLEHRVKQQQLKIIQLLEKKEVQYSDREDENSVIDLGGKRQYSDCAEIYNEGHKQNGFYKIKPIQSPTEFLAFCDMSEGGGWTVFQRRSDGSQNFDRVWADYENGFGNFVLKNGEFWLGNKNLHYLTNQGNYTLRIDLTDFEGERRFAQYARFRVAGEEHSYEMSCGEYSGTAGDSLTGGFHPEIKWWADHRGMKFSTRDRDNDNYEGNCAEEEKAGWWFNRCHSANLNGLYYGGPYTAKTDNGIVWYTWHGWWYSLKSVVMKVRPADFERNIV
- the FGL1 gene encoding fibrinogen-like protein 1 isoform X2; amino-acid sequence: MKILIMIDFVLAASLMDVIGSSNLQKCFQEQIQLQGQVRLLEHRVKQQQLKIIQLLEKKEVQYSDREDENSVIDLGGKRQYSDCAEIYNEGHKQNGFYKIKPIQSPTEFLAFCDMSEGGGWTVFQRRSDGSQNFDRVWADYENGFGNFVLKNGEFWLGNKNLHYLTNQGNYTLRIDLTDFEGERRFAQYARFRVAGEEHSYEMSCGEYSGTAGDSLTGGFHPEIKWWADHRGMKFSTRDRDNDNYEGNCAEEEKAGWWFNRCHSANLNGLYYGGPYTAKTDNGIVWYTWHGWWYSLKSVVMKVRPADFERNIV